The Mangifera indica cultivar Alphonso chromosome 8, CATAS_Mindica_2.1, whole genome shotgun sequence genome has a window encoding:
- the LOC123222898 gene encoding auxin-responsive protein SAUR36-like translates to MRKIRGFKIGKRLIRLTRLLIRKTGTRSGYHRLDSVESSCKSKSISKLINWGRQLTNGAKSLCFMKRKSGCIPMETDRIKNKPVEVPKGYLAVYVGQKDGDFHRVLVPVIYFNHPLFGQLLREAEEEYGFNQEGGLTIPCCYSEFEQVQSRIAAGSRSRKPTWKRNY, encoded by the coding sequence ATGCGAAAGATAAGAGGATTCAAGATCGGGAAACGCTTGATCCGGCTTACGAGATTGCTCATCCGAAAAACAGGGACTAGATCCGGTTACCATCGTTTAGATTCAGTGGAATCGTCATGTAAAAGCAAATCGATTTCGAAACTCATCAACTGGGGTCGTCAGTTAACAAACGGAGCGAAATCTCTCTGCTTTATGAAACGCAAGTCGGGTTGCATTCCGATGGAGACCGACCGGATTAAAAATAAACCCGTTGAAGTACCGAAAGGATATTTGGCCGTTTATGTTGGACAAAAAGATGGCGATTTTCACAGGGTTTTAGTGCCTGTGATTTATTTTAACCATCCTTTGTTTGGTCAGCTTTTGAGAGAAGCCGAGGAAGAGTACGGATTTAACCAAGAGGGTGGCCTTACAATCCCCTGCTGCTACTCGGAGTTCGAGCAGGTGCAGAGCCGTATAGCTGCAGGCTCCCGTTCCCGAAAGCCAACGTGGAAACGCAACTATTAA